A genome region from Oncorhynchus gorbuscha isolate QuinsamMale2020 ecotype Even-year linkage group LG26, OgorEven_v1.0, whole genome shotgun sequence includes the following:
- the LOC124016486 gene encoding TOG array regulator of axonemal microtubules protein 1-like: protein MAQNHMEILMPKLHDICLAIINEVKNLRSAVSCAAMATLGDMYVHLQRAMDSEVEGTARVLLHKASDANTFIRQGANFALGHMVQSCTPTRVMNSLLVGGLR from the exons ATGGCTCAGAACCACATGGAAATACTGATGCCTAAACTCCATGATATCTGCCTTGCCATTATAAATGAG GTGAAGAACCTGCGCTCTGCAGTGTCCTGTGCTGCCATGGCCACACTTGGTGACATGTACGTTCACCTCCAGAGGGCCATGGACAGTGAGGTGGAGGGGACAGCACGCGTGCTGCTGCACAAAGCCAGCGATGCCAACACCTTTATCCGGCAGGGCGCCAACTTTGCCCTGGGTCATATGGTGCAGAGCTGCACCCCTACCCGTGTCATGAATTCCCTGCTGGTCGGTGGGctgaggtaa